The genomic stretch GTTGCCCGCGCCGCCGCCGCCGTCACCGCCCTTGGCCATGCCCTCGGCCGCGCCGAGCATCGCCTGGCCCTGCGCGTACTGCTGGAAGCCACCGGCCAGACGCGAGTACGCCACGTCCTTGCCCAGCTTCTTCAGCGTCGCCTCGTCCTCCTCCTTGATGGAGACGTGGAAGTTGCCCATCCGCACCACGGTGAGGCCGTAGCCGTCCACGTGGGGCTTGAGCCCGGAGATGACCTCGGTCTCGATCTCCTCGGTGTACGCGCCGCTCGTCACGTCGAGCAGCGGCCAGCGCTTCTTGACGAGCAGCTCCGCGATGCGGTCGCGCGTCACCTTCAGCACCTGGTTCTTGAACCAGCCGAGCAGTTCCTCGTTGCCGGTGCGGCCCATGCCCACCAGGCCCACCACCAGGCGCTCCGGGTCCGTCACGCGGATGGAGAAGTCGCCGTACACCATGGTGCCGATGCCCAGGCCCGTCTCCGGGTCGCGCACGTCACCGATGGGGCCGCCGAACTTCACGCCGGCGAACTCCCGGGTGGAGACGAAGAAGATTTCGGAGATGAAGAGGTTGCCGCCCGTGAAGCCTTCGATGAGGCGGGACAGGAACGGGATGTTGTTCGTGTCCAGCGAGTGACGGCCAGGCCCCAGCTTGCCCTCCACCTTGCCGTCCTTCACGAAGAGGGCGACCTCGTCCGCATCGACGGTGAGCTGGGTCAGCATCCGGACGTTGTTCTCCGGATACTTGTAGATGATGTCGCCCTTCGCCGAGTCCGCCCGGGCGATGAAGTTGCGCTTCGTCTCACCCTTGATGCTGTCGAAGATACCCATTGCCGTCAGCGCCTCCGTGGCCGCGTTGGCAGCCGGTCAACCCGCGCCGCCACCCCAACCCTTTTAAGAGCATGGCATCCCGGACGAAAGCGCGCGCGCTCGCGTACCGGCACCTGCTCGCAACATGCCAGTTTCACTGGCGAAAGCCTAGCCGCTCGGCAGGCTGGATGCCCTGGAAAGCGACGGCCGGCGTCCGCGCTAGCCCCAACGGCTCACCAGCCGCTCGCGGTCCAACAAGCGGATACTGGCCCACAGCAGGAGGGCGTCCAGCACCAGCACCACCGCGCCCTGGAGCAGGTAGTAGCCGAAGCCCGCCTTGAGCACGCCCGCCACCTGTCCACCCACCATGCCCACGA from Myxococcus xanthus encodes the following:
- a CDS encoding SPFH domain-containing protein; this encodes MGIFDSIKGETKRNFIARADSAKGDIIYKYPENNVRMLTQLTVDADEVALFVKDGKVEGKLGPGRHSLDTNNIPFLSRLIEGFTGGNLFISEIFFVSTREFAGVKFGGPIGDVRDPETGLGIGTMVYGDFSIRVTDPERLVVGLVGMGRTGNEELLGWFKNQVLKVTRDRIAELLVKKRWPLLDVTSGAYTEEIETEVISGLKPHVDGYGLTVVRMGNFHVSIKEEDEATLKKLGKDVAYSRLAGGFQQYAQGQAMLGAAEGMAKGGDGGGGAGNALGGMGMGMGFGMAQQFMNQQRPPEPAPAAPPADTRSPAQRLKEIKELKDAGVLSDEEYNAKRAELMKLL